The Deltaproteobacteria bacterium region CGGGGTGCCGCCGAGGTACGTCCGCGCCTCGCCGTCGACTTGGAGGTCGAACGCGCCGGCGCGGTATTTCTCGTCGTCCGGGCGGGGATCGACGACGCCGAGCACGACGTCGGCGCGGCCGCCGTAGCGGTAGCCGGCCGCGCGCGTGTCCACGGTGCGCGCGTAGGACGCATGGACGTCGCCGGACAGCGACGACGCATCGCGGACCGTGTCGTACGACACGCCGACGTTGCCGGCCGAGAACGTGACGCGCTCGGTGGCCGCGATCACGTCATCGTCGAACGACGGCCCCTGCGGAATCGGTCGGCGGTCGCGGCTGCCGAGCAGGCCGGTGGCCAGCGGCAGGCGCGCGGCGGTTGCGTCGTCGTCGTCGTCGTCGTCCGGCTCGCGGCCGTCCGCGGCCCGCAGCGGGACGCCGATGCGGCGCAGGGCGCGCCGGGCCGCGCTGCGGACGGCGCGGTCGCGCGACGAGTCGGCGGCGACGGCGCGCAGCGCGTCCGCCGCGCGCGGATCGCCGAGGCGACCGAGCGCCTCGATCGCGATCTCCGCGACGACGTCGAACTGCTCGGTTTGCACGACCTCGATCAACGCGGGGACCGCGCGGCGGTCGCCGATCCGTCCGAGGGCGCGCGCAGCGTCGCGGCGGCGCTCGCGCCACTCGTCGACCGACATTCCGGCCGGTTTGGCGCGGACCAGCGCGATCAATGCGTTGACGTCCGCCGGCTCGTCGGCGCGGACCACGGGCGCCGCGGCGCAGGCGGCCGCGACGGCGATCAGGAGCCGAGTTCGCATAGCCTCGGATCGAACGATGGGCCCGGCGAGTTCTGCTGCAGCAGGTCGTCGCACGTCGCCGCGTCGATGCACGCGAGCGCGTAGTCGAGCGCGGCGTCCGTGAGCCGCTCGAGCCGGCGAACGCAGAACTCCCAGCCGCGGTCCTCGTCGACCAGCGGGATGACCCCGCAGTCGACCAACTTCCAGCACGCGTCCTCCGGCGTCTCGATCGCGCCGGGCGCGTCGGGGCACGCCAACGGCGCCCCCGCGGGCGTCGCGCACGGCCCGCGGCTGCCCTGCGCGCCGTCACACCCGGCGGCCGCCAGCGCCGCGGCGCACGCGGCCCACGCGGCGAACCGCGCGCGGCGCACCGGGCGGGTTGCGGATGGAGCCGTCGGCACGCGCACCGTCGTCATTCATCCGCCGCAGCCGGGCCGAGCGGACCGGGCTCCTGCGGGGGCGGAGTGGTCGGCGTCCCCGGATGCCGCTCGGGCAGCGTGCTCGCGACGAGTTCGGCGATGTCGACCACCTGGAGGTCTTCCTCGCGGTCGAGCTGTTTCGTGCCGTCGGTGAGCATGATGTTGCAAAACGGGCACGCGACCGCGACCGCCTCACAGCCCGTCGCCAGGATCTCGTTCGTCCGCTCGACGTTGACGCGCGGGCCGTCCTCCTCCATGAACATGCGGCCGCCGCCGGCGCCACAACAGAAGCCGTGGCGCTTGCTGCGCTTCATCTCGACCACGCCCCCGTAGATCGGAAGCCGGTTGAGCACGCGGCGAGGCGCGTCGTACTCGCCGTTCCACCGGCCGAGGTAGCAACTGTCGTGGAAGGTGACGTTCTTGACGCTGCGGCCGGCGGGTTGGATCTTGCCGGCTTCCATCAGGTGGTCGATCAGCTGTGTGTGGTGGATGACCTCGTAGTGGCCGCCGAACTGCGGGTAGTCGTGGCGCAGCGTGTGCAAACAGTGCGGGCACGACGTGATCACCTTCTTGACGCCCGCGCCGTTGAGCGCCTCGATGTTGGCTTCGGCCTGCATCTGGAACAGCAGTTCGTTGCCCGCGCGCCGCGCCGGGTCGCCGGTGCAGCTCTCCTCGTGGCCGAGCACGGCAAAGTCGACTTCGGCGTGTTTGAGGATCTTGACCATCGCCTTCGTTTGCTTCTGGATGCGTT contains the following coding sequences:
- a CDS encoding (Fe-S)-binding protein; protein product: QALADRVKAVKRELDEMEPMVGGRIQHDTLWACTTCGACQEVCPVFIEHPLKIIQMRQNLVLEQEATPGDLARTFRNIERQSNPWGISNGQRMDWADGLDVPTIEDNPNPEYLLWVGCAGAFDQRIQKQTKAMVKILKHAEVDFAVLGHEESCTGDPARRAGNELLFQMQAEANIEALNGAGVKKVITSCPHCLHTLRHDYPQFGGHYEVIHHTQLIDHLMEAGKIQPAGRSVKNVTFHDSCYLGRWNGEYDAPRRVLNRLPIYGGVVEMKRSKRHGFCCGAGGGRMFMEEDGPRVNVERTNEILATGCEAVAVACPFCNIMLTDGTKQLDREEDLQVVDIAELVASTLPERHPGTPTTPPPQEPGPLGPAAADE